GAATGCATTTCTGTAGGATTAAGTAACAAAAACTAAAAAGGGTGCTCCCTCAGCAAGGGAGCACCCTTTTTTATTGGCCTATACAGCCCTACATATTCCGCCGGTACTGCCCGCCGACCTCAAACAGCGCATTGGTAATCTGCCCGAGCGAGCAGTATTTCACCGTTTCCATCAGCTCGGCGAAGAGGTTGCCGTTGGCCACTGCTACTTGCTGCAGCTGCTTGAGCCGCGCTGGGGCCTGGTCGGCGTTGCGCTGGTGCAGCAGGGTGAGCATGTCGATTTGGTACTGCTTTTCCTCCTCCGTGGCGCGGATGACTTCGGCCGGCACCACCGTGGGCGAGCCCTTCGACGAGAGGAAGGTATTCACCCCGATGATGGGGTACTCGCCGGTGTGCTTCAGCATCTCGTAGTGCATGCTTTCCTCCTGGATTTTGCCGCGCTGGTACATGGTTTCCATGGCCCCGAGCACGCCGCCGCGCTCCGTGATGCGGTCAAATTCTAGCAGCACCGCTTCTTCCACCAGGTCGGTCAGCTCCTCGATGATGAAGGAGCCTTGCAGCGGGTTCTCGTTTTTGGCCAGCCCCAGCTCGCGGTTGATGATGAGCTGAATGGCCATGGCCCGGCGCACCGATTCCTCGGTGGGCGTGGTGATGGCCTCGTCGTATGCGTTGGTGTGCAGGGAGTTGCAGTTGTCGTAGATGGCGTAGAGCGCCTGCAGCGTGGTACGGATGTCGTTGAAGTCGATTTCCTGGGCGTGCAGGCTGCGGCCCGAGGTCTGGATGTGGTACTTCAGCATCTGGCTGCGGGCGTCGGCGCCGTACTTCAGCTTCATGGCCTTGGCCCAGATGCGGCGCGCCACCCGCCCAATCACGGCGTACTCCGGGTCGATGCCGTTGGAGAAGAAGAAGCTCAGGTTGGGTGCGAAGTCGTTCACGCTCATGCCGCGGCTCACGTAATACTCCACAAACGTGAAGCCGTTGCTTAGCGTGAGGGCCAGCTGAGTAATCGGGTTAGCGCCAGCCTCGGCAATGTGGTAGCCGGAGATGGACACGGAGTAGAAATTCCGCACCTTCTGCTGGATGAAGTATTCTTGCACGTCGCCCATCAGGCGCAGGGCAAATTCGGTGCTGAAAATGCAGGTGTTCTGGGCCTGGTCTTCCTTCAGAATGTCAGCCTGCACGGTGCCGCGCACCTGCGTCAGCGTCTTGGCCTTGATGGTCGCGTACACGTCGGCTGGCAGCACCTGGTCGCCGGTCACGCCGAGCAGCATCAGGCCGAGGCCGTCGTTGCCGTCGGGCAAGTCGCCCTGGTAGCGGGGGCGAGTGAGGTTTTTCTCCGCGTAAATCCGGTCGATTTTAGCGTTGACTTCCGCCTCCAGGCCGTTTTCCTTGATGTACAGCTCGCACTGCTGGTCGATGGCAGCATTCATGAAAAACGCAGCCAGCTGGGCGGCCGGACCGTTAATGGTCATCGATACCGACGTGCTGGGGTTGGCCAGGTTGAAGCCTGAGTAGAGCTTCTTGGCATCATCTAGGCAGGCAATGCTCACGCCGGCGTTGCCGATTTTGCCGTAGATGTCGGGCCGCAAATCGGGGTCTTCGCCGTAGAGCGTAACCGAGTCGAAGGCCGTGCTCAGGCGCTTGGCGGGCAGGCCCATGCTCACGTAGTGGAAGCGGCGGTTGGTGCGCTCCGGTCCGCCCTCGCCGGCAAACATGCGGGTGGGGTCTTCGCCCTCGCGCTTGAAGGGGAACACGCCGGCCGTGTAGGGGAATTCGCCGGGGAAGTTTTCCTGCATGGCCCAACGCAGCCGGTCGCCCCAGCCGGTGTAGCGCGGCGTGGCCACCTTCGGAATCATGTTGCCCGACAGCGACTTGGTGTGCGTCTGCACCCGGATTTCCTTGCCGCGCACCGAGTACACGTACTCGGGGTTGCGGTAGTTCTGCAGGATGTTTTCCCAGTTTTCCAGAATGGCCTGGCTGTCGGCGTCGAGGCGGCGGAGCTGGGTTTGCTTGTTCTTGCTGAACTCCTCCACCGTGCTGTCGCCGTCTTTTTTCTCGGCGCGGTAGTGCTCCTCCAGCTTGGCAAAGGCACCGGCTACTTCCGCAATCTGGGCCTGCTCGCGAACGCGCTGGTCGTAGGCACGGTTGGTTTCGGCAATCTCCGAGAGGTAGCGGGTGCGGTGCGGCGGGATGATGTAAATCTTCTCCGAGTCCGACGTGCTGGTTTCGAGGCTGGAGGAGAAGGTGGCGCCGGTTTTGGTTTCCAGCATCTTCAGCACGGCCCGATAGAGGCGGTTCATGCCCGGGTCGTTGAACTGCGAAGCGATGGTACCGAATACAGGCATCTCGTCAGTGGGCGTGTCCCACAGGCCGTGGTTGCGCTGGTACTGTTTGCGCACGTCACGCAGGGCGTCGAGGGCGCCGCGCTTGTCGAATTTGTTCAGGGCAATGACGTCGGCGAAATCGAGCATGTCAATTTTCTCCAGTTGCGTGGCCGCGCCGTATTCGGGCGTCATCACATACAGGCTGGCGTCGGAGTGCTCGATGATTTCGGTGTCGGACTGGCCGATGCCGGAGGTTTCGAGGATGATGAGGTCGTAGTTGGCGGCACGCACCACGTCCACCGCATCCTGCACGTAGCGGCTCAGCGCCAGGTTGCTCTGGCGCGTGGCCAGGCTGCGCATATACACCCGCGGCGAGTTGATGGAATTCATCCGAATCCGGTCGCCGAGCAGGGCGCCGCCCGTCTTGCGCTTGCTGGGGTCGACGGAAATAATGGCAATGGTCTTGTCCGGGAAGTCCATCAAAAAGCGCCGCACCAGCTCATCCACCAGCGACGACTTGCCCGCGCCGCCCGTGCCCGTGATGCCGAGGATGGGAGCGGAGTGCTTCGCGCTGAGGTTCTGATTCTGGTCGGCCTCGCTCTGCTGAAACTCCTGCACCAGCTGGTCTTTCACCCGCTCAAACTCCTCGGGGAAGTTCTCCGCCGCTGAAATCAGGCGGCCGATGCTGCGGGCGTCTTTCTCTTTCACGTGGCCGGCCTCGCCGTTCAAGTTCTGGCCCGTGGGGAAGTCGGCCTGCTCCAGCAGGTTGTTAATCATGCCCTGCAAGCCCATGGCGCGGCCATCGTCAGGCGAGTAGATGCGGGTGATGCCGTAGCCCTGCAGCTCGGCAATTTCGGTGGGCAGAATCACGCCGCCGCCGCCGCCGAAAATTTTGATGTGGCCCGCGCCGCGCTCCTTCAGCAGGTCGTGCATGTACTTGAAGTACTCGTTGTGGCCGCCCTGGTAGCTGGTGATGGCAATGGCCTGGGCATCTTCCTGAATGGCGCAATCCACAATTTCCTGTACCGAGCGGTTGTGGCCGAGGTGAATCACCTCGGCGCCGCTGCTCTGGATGATGCGGCGCATGATGTTGATGGCCGCGTCGTGGCCGTCGAACAGCGCGGCAGCAGTTACAATACGAACGTGATTTTTGGGCTTGTAGGGCGCAACGGGAGCTTGCATGAGCGGGGAGTAGCGAGTGGGAATTTGACGGGGTGAAGGTACGAAAGAAGCCCCGGCGCGGTGGCACCGGGGCTTTTTGAAACGAAAGGATAGGAATGTTTGGGAGCCTAAGCGGTTGCTTTTTCTTTGACTTTGGGCTTTGCGTTGGGAATCAGGTTATGCGGGTTCAGCACAAACTTCTTGGCTACCCCGCTATCAAACTCAGCGTAGCCCTCGGGGGCTTGGTCGAGCGTAATTACTTCCACATTCACCGCTTTCGCTATCTGCACTTTGCCGTACAAAATGGCCTGCATGAGCTGGCGGTTGTAGCTCAAAACTGGAGTCTGGCCGGTATAGAAGGAGTGGCTCTTGGCCCAGCCCAGGCCGAAACGTATAGATAGGCTGCCCTTCTGAGCGGCCTTGTCCTGGGCGCCGGGATCGGCGGTCACGTATAGGCCGGGAATGCCGATGGAGCCACCGGCCCGGGCAATTTCCATGAGCGAATTGAGCACGGCGGCGGGCACTTCCTCCTTTGCTGTCCAGCCCTCGCCATGAGCTTCGAACCCCACGCAATCGACGGCACAGTCCACTTCGGGCACTCCCAGAATCTGGGTAATTTGCTGCGCCAAGGTTGCGTCTTGGGTCAGGTCTACGGTTTCGCAGCCGAAGGAGCGGGCGTGGGCAAGGCGGGCATGGTTCAGGTCGCCCACTATGACCACAGCTGCGCCCAGTAATTGAGATGAAGCCGCGGCAGCTAGTCCAACTGGCCCAGCCCCGGCGATGTAGACTGTGGCCCCTGGCCTCACGCCGGCGCGGATGGCGCCGTGGAAGCCGGTGGGGAAAATGTCGCTCAGCATGGTCAGGTCGCGGATTTTCTCCATGGCCTGGGCCTTGTCTGGGAACTTCAGCAGGTTGAAATCGGCGTAGGGCACCATCACGTATTCGGCCTGCCCGCCTACCCAGCCGCCCATGTCGACGTAGCCGTAGGCGCCCCCGGCGCGGCCCTCGTTCACGGTCAGGCAGATGCCGGTTTGCTGCTCGCGGCAGTTGCGGCAGCGGCCGCAAGCCACGTTAAACGGTACCGATACCAGGTCGCCTTTTTTCAGTAACTCCACGTCGTCGCCGGTTTCGATGACCTCGCCCGTGATTTCGTGGCCCAGCACCAGGCCCGGTGCCGCCGTGGTCCGGCCGCGCACCATGTGCTGGTCGGAGCCGCAGATGTTGGTGGACACGACTTTCAAAATGACCCCGTGGGTGATTTTTCGGCCCTTGGGGTTTTTCAGCTCCGGAAAATCTATGCCTTGAACCTCGACTTTGCCGGGTCCCAGATACACTACGCCTCTATTGTCTGCCATGGCTATAGGGAATTAGGAGGGTGAGAAAAACCTGTCAGGAACCAGCCGGGCCGCGGTAGTTATCGCGCTGGTTGGGCCAAGGCCTGCACGCCGGCTTGAGCCACGGCGTGGTCATTTTCGACCGAGTCGCCCGATACGCCGATGGCGCCCATGTTGCCGCCATCGTGCCCAGGAATGGGGATGCCGCCGGGAAAGGTGATGAGGCCGCCGTTGGAATGCTCGATGTTGAACAAGGGGCCGCCGGGCTGCGAAAGCTTGCCGATTTCGCCGGTGGGCATGTCGAAGAAGCGGGCCGTTTTGGCCTTCTTAATGGAGATGTCGAGCGAACCCAGCCAAGCGTCGTCCATGCGGATGAAGGCCACGAGGTTGGCGCCCGCATCGACCACGGCGATGTTCATCTTGACATTCAGCTCAATGGCTTTCTGGTGCGCGGCCTGCAGGGCCGTTTGTGCTTGTGCTAGGGTAATGCCCATGGGTGCTGATTGGTTTAGGTGGAAAAAGGTGTGCTGCCCGCATGTGCGGGGCAGTGTTCTTCACCCAACTCGCAGCCCTGGGATTTGGTTACGACGGCCCAGCTACCAATTTCGGCAGCGTTTGCGTTTACTCCGATTTACCCCGGCACCTTAGCCAAACAGCACCGGCGGGCTTAGCGCCAGGCGCCAGGCTATTGCCACCATCACAGCCAGCCCAACCAGTCCCCAGGCCACGTACGTAGGCTTGGGGCGGCGCACGGTTTCCGAAAACACCTCGTTCTGGCAGCTAAGCGCCAGGGGCAATATCAGCAGGCCCATCATCAACAAGTGGAGGCCTTCGTGCAGCGAAAAATACGGGACCTTGGTGAGGGCGATAAAGATGCCCCCGGCCAACCAGGGGATAAACAAGGTAAAAACCACCATGAGCCGCCGGTTTTCGTAGCGCATCACCGTGCGGGAGTCGTGGGCCTGCAGGAAGGCCACGGCGGCAAAGTAGCCCAACGCCAGCTGCACCAAGCCGGCAATAAGGGCCAGCAGTACGTTGGCCACGTTGCCCATGCGGAGCACCCAGTCGGGCACGTACCAGAAGCCCGAATGCGTAAACGTGTCGGCGAGCAAGGCGCCAAACACGGCGTTGCAGCTGTGAAAAGCCACCCAGAGCAAGAGCAGCTTCAGCTGGCCGCGGTGGGCCCGCTTTTGCCGCCAGAACCACCAGAACGCGCCTATTCCTAACAGAAAGCAAACCGCTGGACCCACGCTGTATACGGCGATAACGGCCGTGCTGAACCACTCATTGTCGGCCAGGCTGTAGGTGATGACGCTGGGGTTCCAACGGCCGCGGAGCTCGTAAAAGTGCGACACTTCCATCTTCGCCGCCTGGTGCAGGCCCCACACCAGATAGTAAGCCAATACATACAAGGCCGTGCCGTTGAGGGCGGAAATCAGGAACTTGCTTGTATTGGTTTGCTGAGGAGCGGACGACGGCGTAGCAGTTTCCGGTTGCATAGGCGGACTTTACATATCGCATAAAATAAGGCGAATCAGCAAAACTAAGCAGCTCAGCCCAATTTTTGCAAGGCAGCCCGGGGCCGGCCAAATGGCGCCCGGCTGGCTTTTGCGCCCTACGGTTCGTACCTTCGCGGACTGAAAAACTGCCCTCTGTGAAGAATATTCGTAACTTTTGCATCATTGCCCACATCGACCACGGTAAAAGCACGTTGGCGGACCGCCTGCTTGAGTTTACCAGCACCGTGGCCAAGCGCGACATGCAGGCCCAGCTGCTCGACAACATGGACCTGGAGCGCGAGCGCGGCATCACCATCAAGAGCCACGCCATCCAGATGCAGTTTCCCTACAAAGGGGAAATCTACACGCTGAACCTGATTGATACCCCCGGCCACGTCGACTTTAGCTACGAGGTGAGCCGCAGCATTGCCGCCTGCGAAGGCGCCCTGCTCATTGTGGACGCCTCGCAAGGCATCGAAGCCCAAACGATTTCCAACCTGTACCTCGCCATCGGGGCCGACCTGGAAATCATTCCGGTGCTCAATAAAATTGACCTCCCGCACGCCATGCCGGAGGAGGTGACCGACGAAATCGTGGACCTTATCGGCTGCAAACCGGAGGATATTCTCCACGCTTCGGGCAAAACCGGCATCGGCATCGAAGCTATTCTCAATGCCATTTGCGACCGGATTCCGGCGCCGAAAGGCGACCCGCAAGCCCCCTTGCAGGCCCTGATTTTCGACTCGGTGTACAACTCGTACCGCGGCATCGAAGTCCTGTTCCGCATCAAGAACGGTACCATGCGCAAGGGCGACAAAGTGAAGTTCATGGCCACCGGCAAGGAATACGGCGCCGATGAAATTGGCATTCTGGGCCTGAACCAGGAGCCGCGGCAGGAAATGAGCGCCGGCAACGTGGGCTACCTCATCTCGGGCATCAAGGAAGCCCGCGAGGTAAAGGTGGGCGACACCATTACGCACGTAAACCGGCCCACGCCGGATGCCATCCAGGGTTTTGCCGACGTGAAGCCGATGGTATTCGCCGGCATTTACCCGGTCGAAACCACCGAGTACGAAGAGCTGCGCTCCAGCATGGAAAAGCTTCAGCTCAACGACGCCTCCCTGGTCTGGGAGCCCGAAACATCGGTGGCGCTGGGCTTTGGCTTCCGCTGCGGCTTCCTGGGCATGCTGCACATGGAAATCGTGCAGGAGCGCCTCGAGCGTGAGTTCAACATGACGGTCATCACCACGGTACCGAGCGTGCAGTTCCACGCCATCGGTACCAAGGACCAGATGCTAACCATCAACGCGCCTTCGGAAATGCCGGAGCCCAACTTGATTAAGCTGATTGAGGAGCCGTTCATCAAGGCGCAGATTATTACGGCGTCGGAGTACGTGGGCCCCATTATCACGCTGTGCATGGAGAAACGCGGCATCATCAAGGGCCAGTCGTACCTCACTTCCGAGCGGGTTGAGCTGAGTTTCGAGCTGCCGCTGTCGGAAATTGTGTTTGACTTCTTTGATAAGCTCAAAACCATCAGCCGGGGCTACGCTTCGCTGGATTACGAGCTGATTGGCTTCCGCGAAGCCGATATGGTGAAGCTGGACGTGATGCTTAACGGCGAGAAGGTCGATGCCCTCTCCGCCATCGTGCACCGCTCCAAGAGCTACGACTGGGGCCGCCGCCTTTGCGAGAAGCTGCGCGAGCTGCTGCCCCGCCAGATGTTCGACATCGCCATTCAGGCCAGTATCGGCCAGAAAATCATTGCCCGCGAAACGGTCAAGGCCCTCCGCAAAAACGTAATTGCCAAGTGCTACGGCGGCGACATCAGCCGCAAGCGCAAGCTGCTCGAAAAGCAGAAAGAAGGCAAGAAGCGGATGCGCTCCGTGGGCTCCGTAGAAATCCCGCAAGAAGCCTTCCTGGCAGTTTTGAAAATCGATTGATTTGTAAAGAGCGGCTTTCGGGCCGCTCTTTTTTTTAAGGTCCCGCTGGAGAAGGAAGCATCTTATCACGGCCTCTTTCGTCAGAATTTACAAACCCATGCGGCGCGAGGCGTGAGAAGGTCCTTCGCGGTGCTCAGGATAACAAACGCACTTTTATGAGCCCAGTTCAAACCAACAACCTCATCGACGGCAAACAAACCGCCGAGGACATCAAAGCCGAAATCGCCATTGAGGTCGCCAGCCTGAGAGTCGCCGGCGAAAAGGTGCCGCACCTGGCCGCCATCCTCGTGGGGCACGACGGCGGCTCCGAAACCTACGTGCGCAACAAGGTGCTAGCCTGCGAGCGGGTTGGCTTTCAATCTACGCTCTTGCGCTACGAAGACGATATCAGCGAGGCGGACCTGCTGGCCAAAGTAAACGAGCTGAACAACGACCCCGAGATTGACGGCTTCATTGTGCAACTGCCGTTGCCGGCCCACATCAACCCCGAGAAAGTCATCGAAGCCATTCGGCCGGAGAAGGACGTGGACGGTTTTCACCCCATGAACATTGGGCGCATGGTGGCCGGATTGCCGGCTTTGCTGCCCGCCACGCCGTCCGGCATTGTGGAGCTGCTCAGCCGCTGGGGCATCAAAACCAGTGGCAAGCACTGCGTGGTTATTGGCCGTTCCAACATCGTGGGGACGCCGGTTAGCATCCTGTTGGCCAAAAACCTGGATACGGCAAACTGCACTGTTACTTTATGCCATTCGCGCACGCAGAACCTGGCCGAAATCTGCCGGACGGCTGACATTGTGGTGGCTGCCATTGGCCGGCCCGAGTTTGTGACGGCCGACATGGTGCGGCCCGGCGCCGTGGTGATTGACGTTGGCACGACCCGGGTAGCCGACGCCAACAAGAAGAGCGGCTATACGCTGAAAGGAGACGTGAACTTTGCCGAGGTAGCGCCCCTGGCTTCGGCCATTACCCCGGTGCCGGGTGGCGTGGGTCCGATGACCATTGCCATGCTGCTGTTGAACACCCTGCGCGCTGCTAAAGGCGAAATATATCCCAAATCAGGAAGCTGATTTTTGGAATATTTGGTTAAGCTATCTGCAAACCGTACTTTTAAAGTCCGGCATTGGGAACGGTGTGTTCCTGTGCCAGCGTTCAGTAAGCTTAGCTTTCTGTCGATTTTCGTTATGATTCCTGTGAGTATACTTTCTTCTGATATTATTGCACCGAGTGGTGCTACGGCCGCGTTCGAAGCCGGCGTTATGCTGCCTGTTATGGAGCAGTTTTACACCATCCAGGGCGAGGGATATAACACCGGCCGGGCCGCTTATTTCATTCGGCTCGGGGGCTGCGACGTGGGCTGCCATTGGTGCGACGTAAAGGAATCGTGGGATGCCGATGCGCACCCCCGTCAGTCCATTGCCCAACTGGTAGAAGCCGTGCTGGCCCACCCGGGCCGCGACGTGGTGATTACCGGCGGCGAGCCGCTCATGCACGAGCTGGGCCCGCTCACGGCGGCCCTGCAGGCAGCCGGCTGCCGCACCTGGCTCGAAACTTCGGGCGCCCACCCGTTGTCCGGCACCTGGGATTGGATATGCCTTTCGCCTAAAAAATTCAAAGCGCCGCTGCCCGATGTGCTGGCGGCGGCCCACGAGCTGAAGGTGGTTGTGTTTAATGGCCACGATTTTGCTTGGGCCGAAGAACACGCGGCGCTGGTACCGGCCAGCACCCGCCTTTACTTACAGCCGGAATGGAGCCGCGCGGCTCGCATGACGCCCGAACTGGTGGAGTACGTGAAGCAGCACCCGCGCTGGCAGGTGTCGCTTCAGACCCACAAATACCTTGACATCCCGTAGCCTATCCTATGCGTTGCAATTCAGTGTTGGGGGCGTTCCGCCTCGGAATGATGTTTCTGTTGTGGCTGGCCACGGCGGAAGCTGCTTGGAGCCAGATGCCCGTCAAGGTGCAAACGCCCACCAACACCAAGGCCCGCAACCTGCTCGAGAAAGCCCAGCAGCAAACCAAGGAGCGGGACTTTATCAAGGCCATTGAAACGCTGAACCAGCTCAACCAGAAGTTTCCCTCCTTCGGGGAGCCTTACCTGCTGAAAGGCTCGTTGCTGAAAGCCATCGGCGACAACCGGGGTGCCCTGGCCGCCTACCGCGACGGCCTGAGCAAAGTGCCCACTGATGCGGTCCATGCGTCGGAATACCAAATGCTCGGGGACTTAGCCTTGAGCTACGGAGAATACCAAACGGCGATGGATGCCTACAAGCAGCTGCTGAAAGTGGCCCCCAAAACGCAGAGAAACCTGGCCAAATCGCAGCGCCAGCTGCTGACCTGTGAGTTTGCGCTGGAGGCCATGAAGCACCCCGTGGGCGAAGCGCCCGTGCCACTGCCCGCGCCGATGAACAGCTTTAAGTTTCAGTATTTCCCGGCCCTGACGGCCGATAACCGCTTTCTGCTGTTTACGGGGCGGCCGGCCGCCAGCAGTGGCGAGGATTTATTTGTGAGCCGGCAAAACAAGGACGGCTCGTTTGGGGCGCCGGTGTCGATATCGCCGGCCATCAACACGAGCTACAACGAAGGCGCCGGCTCCATTTCGGGCGATGGCAAAACCCTGGTTTTTGCTTCCTGCGACCGGCCCAAGGCCATTGGCAACTGCGACCTGTACATTTCGCGCCGGACCGGCAACAACTGGAGCAAGCCCGTGAACCTCGGCACCAACGTCAACTCCACGGAGTGGGACTCGCAGCCCACGCTTTCGGCCGATGGGCGCACGCTGTACTTCACCTCGACCCGCCGCGGCGGCCAAGGCCAGGAAGACATTTACGTAACCACCCTGCAGCCCGATGGCACCTGGAGCGCGGCCCAGAACCTAGGCACTCCCGTCAACACGCCGGGCAAGGACATGGCCCCGTTTATTCACGCCAGCGGCACCACGCTGTACTACGTGACCGACGGGCTGGTGGGCATGGGCGGGCTCGACGTGTTTCGGTGCGAGAAAACCGCGGCCGGCAAGTGGAGCGAGCCCCGCAACCTGGGCTACCCGCTCAATACGTTCGAAAACGAAGCCTCGCTCTTCATTACCTCGGATAACCAGAAAGGCTTTTGCTCGCGCAGCCGCGTGTCGGATGAGCCGCTGAACGGGGCCCGCATGACCCGCGAGCGGCCCGTTGAGCTGTTTAGCTTTTCGGTGCCGGCGCCGGTGAAGGCCCGTGAAACCAGTACCTATACCCAGGGCCGCGTATTCGATGCCATCACCAAAAAACCGCTCAAGGCCGAGGTGAAGCTCTACGACGTGGAAACCGACGAGCTGACGCAGTTCGTGACTTCCGACCCGGAGTATGGCGACTACACGGTGGTGCTGAACGAGGGGCACCACTACGCCATGTACGCGGCCGCCGACAAGTACCTGCTCAAAAGCCTCAGCTTCGATTATACCGACCAGCACACCTTCGATCCGTTAACCCTGGATATTTACCTGGAGCCGGTGCGCTCGGGGCGCAGCGTGGTATTGAACAACCTGTTTTTTGATACCAACAAGTACGACCTCAAGCCGCAGTCGCGCACGGAGCTGAACCGGCTCATCGAGTTTCTGCGGCAGTACCGGGACGTGCAAATCGAGGTATCGGGCTACACCGACAACGTGGGCACGCCCGAGGCCAACCTCCAGTTATCGGAGCGACGGGCGCAGTCGGTGGTGGCTTACTTGTCCAGCCACGGCATTTCGCCCAATCGCCTGCGCTCCAAAGGGTACGGCGAGGGCCACGCGCTGGCTGCCAACGACACCGAAGGCCACCGCCAGCTCAACCGCCGCATCGAGCTTCATATCCTGTAAGCGGTTTACCCTGGCAAACCACGGCAGTCAGGCGACCTAAGCAAAAAGATGGGAAACGTGATTTTACTTAAAGTAACACTTTAGATAAGTGAAAATATAATAGGATTTGCGCTCAAAAAAATATGGCTCGCCCGTTGGCGGGCTTTTTTTTTGTCTCTTTGCGGACTTTTTTTAATTAAAACAAGGAGCTATAAATGAGCTATTTATATGTAGGCAAAGAAACTGGTTGATTAAAAAAGTGCCAAAAAAAATTATTTGTGTTCAAAAAATTATTGTGCTTACGTTTGGTCCAGACAATCACTAACGAATTGGCCATTCACTCATCTTTTCACCCATTACCCACTACCCATGAAAACTTTGTTCCTAGCTGCCTGCATTACGGCAAGTGTTTGTTCGGCTTCGGCTGCTGTAGCTGGTGGCCCCGGCGATGGCGCCTATTCGCAGGCCATGATTAGCCGCGCTACCACGCTTACCCGGGCCCTGGCTAACCGCATCCATTTCAACGAGGCGCAGTACGTGGCCGTGAAGCAGCTGCACCTGAACATGCTCACCGAGCGCCGCGACCTGGAAATTCTTCTAAACGGCGCCAGCGCCGAAGAGCGCGACGCCCAGCTCTCGTGGGCCCAGCAGCGTTACGAAAGCGAACTGATGTACTTGCTCAAGCCGCAGCAGCTGGTGGCCTATCAGTCGCTCCGCACCAACTTTACCGCGCACAGCCTTAAATAGGGGAGGGCGCCAACCCCTTCACTGCTGAACACGAAAAAGCCCGCTCCTTAGAGCGGGCTTTTTGTTTGGGGCGTCAATCCTTAAGACTTAAGCACGCTCGCTCATGGGCACATAGTCGCGCTCCAGTTCGCCGGTGTAAATCTGGCGGGGGCGGCCGATGGGCTCCTTATTCTCGCGCATTTCCTTCCACTGGGCAATCCAGCCGGGCAGGCGGCCCAGGGCGAACATCACCGTGAACATCTCGGTGGGGATGCCCAAGGCTTTGTAAATGATGCCGGAATAGAAGTCAACGTTGGGGTACAGCTTGCGCTCGATGAAGTACTGGTCGGTGAGGGCGGCTTGCTCGAGCTCCTGCGCGATTTTCAGCAGCGGGCTGTCTTTCAAACCCAGGGCTTGCAGTACTTCGTCGGCCGCCTTCTTGATGATGGTGGCGCGGGGGTCGAAGTTCTTATACACGCGGTGGCCGAAGCCCATGAGGCGGAACGAGTCGTTCTTGTCCTTGGCCTTGGCAATCCACTTGCTGGTGTCGCCGCCGTCGGCCTCAATGGCTTCCAGCATTTCAATAACCTCCTGGTTGGCGCCGCCGTGCAGCGGGCCCCACAGTGCGTTGATACCAGCCGAAACCGAGCCGTAGAGGCTGGCGTTGGCCGAGCCCACGAGGCGCACGGTGCTGGTGGAGCAGTTTTGCTCGTGGTCGGCGTGCAGGATGAGCAGCTTGTTCAGGGCGCTCACCACCACAGGGTTGATTTCATACTTCTCGGTAGGGAAGCTGAACATCATGTACAGGAAGTTGGCGCAGTAGTCGAGGTCGTTGCGCGGGTAGATGAGCGGGTGGCCCACCGAGTTTTTGTAGCTCCAGGCGGCAATGGTCGAAATCTTGGCCATGA
This region of Hymenobacter sedentarius genomic DNA includes:
- a CDS encoding GlcG/HbpS family heme-binding protein; this translates as MGITLAQAQTALQAAHQKAIELNVKMNIAVVDAGANLVAFIRMDDAWLGSLDISIKKAKTARFFDMPTGEIGKLSQPGGPLFNIEHSNGGLITFPGGIPIPGHDGGNMGAIGVSGDSVENDHAVAQAGVQALAQPAR
- the fdhA gene encoding formaldehyde dehydrogenase, glutathione-independent; the protein is MADNRGVVYLGPGKVEVQGIDFPELKNPKGRKITHGVILKVVSTNICGSDQHMVRGRTTAAPGLVLGHEITGEVIETGDDVELLKKGDLVSVPFNVACGRCRNCREQQTGICLTVNEGRAGGAYGYVDMGGWVGGQAEYVMVPYADFNLLKFPDKAQAMEKIRDLTMLSDIFPTGFHGAIRAGVRPGATVYIAGAGPVGLAAAASSQLLGAAVVIVGDLNHARLAHARSFGCETVDLTQDATLAQQITQILGVPEVDCAVDCVGFEAHGEGWTAKEEVPAAVLNSLMEIARAGGSIGIPGLYVTADPGAQDKAAQKGSLSIRFGLGWAKSHSFYTGQTPVLSYNRQLMQAILYGKVQIAKAVNVEVITLDQAPEGYAEFDSGVAKKFVLNPHNLIPNAKPKVKEKATA
- a CDS encoding methylmalonyl-CoA mutase family protein produces the protein MQAPVAPYKPKNHVRIVTAAALFDGHDAAINIMRRIIQSSGAEVIHLGHNRSVQEIVDCAIQEDAQAIAITSYQGGHNEYFKYMHDLLKERGAGHIKIFGGGGGVILPTEIAELQGYGITRIYSPDDGRAMGLQGMINNLLEQADFPTGQNLNGEAGHVKEKDARSIGRLISAAENFPEEFERVKDQLVQEFQQSEADQNQNLSAKHSAPILGITGTGGAGKSSLVDELVRRFLMDFPDKTIAIISVDPSKRKTGGALLGDRIRMNSINSPRVYMRSLATRQSNLALSRYVQDAVDVVRAANYDLIILETSGIGQSDTEIIEHSDASLYVMTPEYGAATQLEKIDMLDFADVIALNKFDKRGALDALRDVRKQYQRNHGLWDTPTDEMPVFGTIASQFNDPGMNRLYRAVLKMLETKTGATFSSSLETSTSDSEKIYIIPPHRTRYLSEIAETNRAYDQRVREQAQIAEVAGAFAKLEEHYRAEKKDGDSTVEEFSKNKQTQLRRLDADSQAILENWENILQNYRNPEYVYSVRGKEIRVQTHTKSLSGNMIPKVATPRYTGWGDRLRWAMQENFPGEFPYTAGVFPFKREGEDPTRMFAGEGGPERTNRRFHYVSMGLPAKRLSTAFDSVTLYGEDPDLRPDIYGKIGNAGVSIACLDDAKKLYSGFNLANPSTSVSMTINGPAAQLAAFFMNAAIDQQCELYIKENGLEAEVNAKIDRIYAEKNLTRPRYQGDLPDGNDGLGLMLLGVTGDQVLPADVYATIKAKTLTQVRGTVQADILKEDQAQNTCIFSTEFALRLMGDVQEYFIQQKVRNFYSVSISGYHIAEAGANPITQLALTLSNGFTFVEYYVSRGMSVNDFAPNLSFFFSNGIDPEYAVIGRVARRIWAKAMKLKYGADARSQMLKYHIQTSGRSLHAQEIDFNDIRTTLQALYAIYDNCNSLHTNAYDEAITTPTEESVRRAMAIQLIINRELGLAKNENPLQGSFIIEELTDLVEEAVLLEFDRITERGGVLGAMETMYQRGKIQEESMHYEMLKHTGEYPIIGVNTFLSSKGSPTVVPAEVIRATEEEKQYQIDMLTLLHQRNADQAPARLKQLQQVAVANGNLFAELMETVKYCSLGQITNALFEVGGQYRRNM